The DNA segment GACGCCGGACCCGGACCCGTATCAGATATGGCACTCGTCGCAGATCGAGAAAGGCTCGAACTACGTCGGGTTCAACAACCCGGAGGGCGACCGCCTGATCGAAGAGGCGCGCGTCTCGTTTGACCGCGCCCGGCGCATTGAACTGTACCATCGCTTTCACGAAATGCTGCACGAATTGCAGCCCTACACGTTCATGTTCAGCCCGGAATCGCTGCTGGCGGTGGACAAGCGCGTCGGCGGCGTGACCATTTATCCGTTCGGCCCGGACCAGCGCGAATGGCGCCTGATTCAGCAATAGCAATAGGACAAACCGGACGGCGACGGTGAGTGACTGGTGAAAACGTATATTCTGAGACGCCTGCTCCTTATGGCGCCGACGTTTATCGGCATCAGCCTCATGACCTTCTGCATCATCCAGTTCGCGCCCGGAAGCCCCGTCTATATGAAGCTGCGCACCGTGGAGGGCGCGCTGCGCACCGAGGGAGACACCGAACGCATTATCCAGGAGACAAAGGCGCTCTACGGCCTTGACAAGCCCATTCCTGTGCAATACCTGAAGTGGCTGGGCCGGCTGGTGCGCCTCGACTTCGGCAATTGCTATTATCGTGACGGCTCCGTTGGCCAGGCCATCGCCAAGGCCCTGCCCGTCACGCTGCAGTTCAACGTACTCGAGGTATTGCTCATCTATCTTATCGCGATACCCGCAGGCGTGTTTTCCGCAACGCACAAACGCACCTGGACCGACGGCATCCTCACGCTCATCTTGTTTCTACTCTACAGCCTCCCCAGCTTCTGGGTGGCCATGCTGCTCATCACGTTCCTCGGCGGCGGCCAGTGGCTCTATTGGTTCCCCAGCCACGGCATCAATTCGCTCGGCGCGAGCGAATGGCCGTGGGGACGCTGGCTCGCGGACCGCGCCTGGCACATGGTGCTGCCCCTGTTTTGCATGGTCTACGGCGGTCTGGCCGGGCTGTCGCGCTACATGCGCACCGGCATGCTCGATATCATTCGTCAGGACTATATTCGTTCCGCGCGCGCGTTCGGATTCAGCGAAAACGTAATCGTGTACAAGTACGCGATGCGTAATTCGCTGATTCCCATTGTGACGCTGCTGGGCGGGCTGTTGCCCGCCCTGATCGGCGGCAGCATCATCATCGAATACATCTTCTCGATTCCCGGCATGGGCCAGCTTGCCTTCGAGGCCGTGAAGGACCGCGACTATCCGTTGCTTATGGGCATCTTCTCCATAACGGCCCTGCTGACGCTGCTTGGACTCTTGATCTCGGACATCATGTACGCGCTGGTCGACCCGAGGATTAAGCTGGAGTAAGGCGGTCGCGTAATGGCGAAGAGCAAACAGAGCTACTGGCGCCTGGTGTGGCGGCAATACCGCCGCAATCCCGCCGCCATGGCCGGACTCGTTGTCGTCGCGCTCATGGGCGTGACGGCCGTCGCCGCGCCGTTCCTCGCGGGCGATGTCCCGTTGTTCCTGGTAAGAAACGGTTCGACCTACTGGTTCCCCAATATCATCTCGTATGCGGACCTGCGCGCCGAGAACTTGTACAGCAATTTCGACCGGTGGACGCCCGGCGAAGGCGAGTACGCGCTGCGCCCGCCCGTGCCCCATTCGCCCACGCGGCCTTACGTTGGCCCCACCTACGGGCCGCCGACGCGCAACAACTGGCTCGGCACGGACGCCACGGGCCGCGACGTGCTCAGCCGCATGGTCTGGGGCGCGCGCATCTCGATGAGCATCGGCTTCGTCGCCGTGGGCATTTCCGTGCTGATCGGCGTCATTCTTGGCGCCTTTGCGGGCTATTACGGCGGCACAGTGGACGCGGTGATCCTGCGGCTCATCGAGATCATGCTCGTGTTCCCCACTTTCTTTTTCATCATCACCGTCATGGCAATCCTGCAACCCAGCATCTGGAACATTATGGTGGTGCTCGGGCTCACCGGCTGGCCAGGCATCGCGCGCCTGGTGCGCGGCGAATTCCTCAAACAGAAAGCCCAGGACTACGCCACCGCGGCGCGCGCAACCGGCCTGAGAGACCTCCGCATCATCTTCCGCCACATCCTGCCGAACGCGCTCAGTCCTGTTTTCGTGAGCGCGACTTTCGGCGTCGCGGGCGCGATTCTCGCCGAGTCCGGCTTGAGTTTCCTCGGGTTTGGCGTGTCGCCTCCCACCGCGAGTTGGGGCGAGTTGCTCAGGCAGGCGCACGGGCGCACCTACGCGTGGTGGCTCGTCACCTTCCCCGGACTGGCCGTGTTCGTGACCGTGACTGCCTTTAACCTGGTCGGCGAAGGCCTCCGCGACGCGATGGACCCCCGCCTGCGGGAGTGAGCGCCGCGGCTGCGCCCCTGTCGCCCGCCGCTCTCTGCTCACCGCG comes from the Candidatus Hydrogenedentota bacterium genome and includes:
- a CDS encoding ABC transporter permease is translated as MKTYILRRLLLMAPTFIGISLMTFCIIQFAPGSPVYMKLRTVEGALRTEGDTERIIQETKALYGLDKPIPVQYLKWLGRLVRLDFGNCYYRDGSVGQAIAKALPVTLQFNVLEVLLIYLIAIPAGVFSATHKRTWTDGILTLILFLLYSLPSFWVAMLLITFLGGGQWLYWFPSHGINSLGASEWPWGRWLADRAWHMVLPLFCMVYGGLAGLSRYMRTGMLDIIRQDYIRSARAFGFSENVIVYKYAMRNSLIPIVTLLGGLLPALIGGSIIIEYIFSIPGMGQLAFEAVKDRDYPLLMGIFSITALLTLLGLLISDIMYALVDPRIKLE
- a CDS encoding ABC transporter permease, whose translation is MAKSKQSYWRLVWRQYRRNPAAMAGLVVVALMGVTAVAAPFLAGDVPLFLVRNGSTYWFPNIISYADLRAENLYSNFDRWTPGEGEYALRPPVPHSPTRPYVGPTYGPPTRNNWLGTDATGRDVLSRMVWGARISMSIGFVAVGISVLIGVILGAFAGYYGGTVDAVILRLIEIMLVFPTFFFIITVMAILQPSIWNIMVVLGLTGWPGIARLVRGEFLKQKAQDYATAARATGLRDLRIIFRHILPNALSPVFVSATFGVAGAILAESGLSFLGFGVSPPTASWGELLRQAHGRTYAWWLVTFPGLAVFVTVTAFNLVGEGLRDAMDPRLRE